In the genome of Polynucleobacter sp. TSB-Sco08W16, the window ATGAGCAAGCAATTGAGAGTTATCGGCATGCACTTAAGTTACGACCAGAATATGCCGAATGTTTATATAACCTAGGTCTTGTATTGGGAAAGATGGATCGGATTGCTGAGGCTCTCGATTGCTGCCAAAAAGCACTTTTACTTCAGCCGCTTGATCCCGAAATATTAAATGCCATTGGGCATATGCAAATGTTATTAGATCGTGATGCGGAGGCATTGAGCTCTTTCGAGAAATCGATCAATCTTTTTAATCATTCCCCCCAGGTGTATTTTAACTACGCATATCTTCTTCATAAACTACAAAAATACGAAGCTGCTCTAGCTGCCTACAGCAGGGCGATTGAGTTAAAGTCAGACTATGTTGATGCGATTTTTAATCGAGGTAATACTCATTACCGAGTGGGGAATTACTCGCTCTCAATCGCAGACTATAAAAGAGCTCTTGAGCTTGACCCGGAAGATGCGAGAGCTAAATGGGCACTTACGATCTCTGCTGTACCGCCTGTAACAAACTCTCTTGCTGAGCAGAATGCCTCCCGCAAAAATTTTCGGGAGGCATTGGCTGCACTAGACGCGTGGTTTAACAACCTCAGAGAAGAAGAAGGATATAAGGTAGTTGGCTCTAGACAACCTTTTTATTTAGCCTATCAGGACCAAAATAACAAACAACTTTTAGAGCAATACGGAGACATCTGTACTCGCTTGATGGGTATTTGGCAGAAAAAAAATTGCCAAAAGTTGGCTGAAAGAGAGCCAAACAAAAAAATGCATATTGGTATTGTCACCAACCATATTCATGATCACTCTGTATGGAATGCCATTATTAAAGGCTGGGTAAGCGAGCTAAATACATCTCAATTTGAGATAAGCATTTTTTATCTGGGTAACGTATTTGATGCGGAAACTGCATTTGCTCGCTCAAAAGTAGCGGGCTTTATTAATACCAAGCAATCACTTCTAGCTTGGGTAAAGACTATTTTAGATAGCAATATCGATGCTTTAATTTATCCGGAAATTGGGATGCATACAGAAACCTTACAGCTAGCAAGCTTGAGGTTAGCTCCGCTACAGATAGCCAGTTGGGGGCATCCGGAAACAACTGGCTTAGGAACCATCGATTGCTATCTATCAGCCGAATTAATGGAAACTGAAAACGCACAAAATCATTATGTCGAAAAAGTAATTCCGTTGCCTAATTTAGGTTGCTACTATTTCCCGCTCGATATTAAGCCTACTGAGATTGACATAAAGGCGTTAGGTTTAGATTTGCAGAGGCCGATTTTGTTATGTCCCGGAACAC includes:
- a CDS encoding tetratricopeptide repeat protein, with the translated sequence MKKPNSPLKVDDLIAQGLALQQSGQFELAKLIYEQILSINDHHYDALHYLGILLAQQGQLAKAELLLRKAILVNGKDERAYNNLGLVLQGLNHQHEALAAYDQAIAINDSGVEAHYNRACLLQNMGQFQAAIAGFNYALVLRPDYVEALNNRGNAQDEIHLYEQAIESYRHALKLRPEYAECLYNLGLVLGKMDRIAEALDCCQKALLLQPLDPEILNAIGHMQMLLDRDAEALSSFEKSINLFNHSPQVYFNYAYLLHKLQKYEAALAAYSRAIELKSDYVDAIFNRGNTHYRVGNYSLSIADYKRALELDPEDARAKWALTISAVPPVTNSLAEQNASRKNFREALAALDAWFNNLREEEGYKVVGSRQPFYLAYQDQNNKQLLEQYGDICTRLMGIWQKKNCQKLAEREPNKKMHIGIVTNHIHDHSVWNAIIKGWVSELNTSQFEISIFYLGNVFDAETAFARSKVAGFINTKQSLLAWVKTILDSNIDALIYPEIGMHTETLQLASLRLAPLQIASWGHPETTGLGTIDCYLSAELMETENAQNHYVEKVIPLPNLGCYYFPLDIKPTEIDIKALGLDLQRPILLCPGTPYKYIEQYDAVYVDIAKYLKDCQLVFFTAPHWSAFGLEARLRKKFEAENISFDDHVKFIPWLNRSEFFGLMSKATVYLDTIGFSGFNTAMQAIECNLPIVTMKTPYLRGNLAAAPLRLMEMSELVVNNVQGYVNQVIKLVTDEKYLKQIKGQIEGRKHCLFRDASVIQKLEQFLLEWRSKHLP